From Acidobacteriota bacterium, a single genomic window includes:
- a CDS encoding aldose epimerase family protein: MRTWGSSLCFTLKNDHGVTVQAITYGGIITSITTPDRNGVTSDIVLGFDSIDGYLKEHPYFGAIIGRYGNRIAKGRFALDGQTYKLATNNGANHLHGGVRGFDKHVWAGAPLAGKNGVAFTRTSPDGEEGYPGNLTVRVTYELTDHNQLVAQYHATTDKATPVNLTQHSYFNLAGAGSGDILNQTLMISADRFTPVDGTLIPTGEIADVEGTPFDFRQPTSVGARIAQPHPQLTHGQGYDHNWVLNRRGEGLQLAAIATDPVSGRTLEITTTEPGIQFYAGNFLDGTLKGKGGHVYQRRAGFCLETQHYPDSPNQPNFPTTVLQPGQEYKTSTVFTFGVSR; this comes from the coding sequence ATGAGGACGTGGGGATCTTCGCTGTGCTTCACGCTGAAGAACGACCACGGCGTGACCGTCCAGGCCATTACCTACGGCGGCATCATCACGTCGATCACCACCCCCGACAGAAACGGCGTCACCTCCGACATCGTGCTCGGCTTCGACAGCATCGACGGCTACCTGAAGGAGCACCCGTACTTCGGCGCGATCATCGGCCGCTACGGTAACCGCATTGCCAAGGGCCGCTTCGCGCTCGACGGCCAGACCTACAAGCTGGCCACCAACAACGGCGCCAATCATCTGCACGGCGGTGTCCGCGGATTCGACAAGCACGTCTGGGCCGGCGCACCACTGGCCGGCAAGAACGGCGTGGCGTTCACGCGCACCAGTCCCGACGGCGAAGAAGGCTACCCGGGCAACCTGACGGTGCGCGTCACCTACGAGCTGACCGACCACAACCAGCTGGTCGCCCAGTACCACGCCACCACCGACAAGGCGACACCGGTCAACCTGACCCAGCACAGTTACTTCAACCTGGCCGGCGCCGGCTCGGGCGACATCCTGAACCAGACGTTGATGATCAGTGCCGACCGCTTCACGCCGGTGGACGGCACACTGATCCCGACAGGAGAGATCGCCGACGTAGAGGGCACGCCGTTCGACTTTCGCCAGCCCACCAGCGTTGGCGCGCGCATCGCGCAGCCGCATCCGCAGCTCACGCACGGCCAGGGCTACGATCACAACTGGGTGCTGAACCGACGCGGCGAGGGTTTGCAGCTGGCGGCAATCGCGACGGATCCGGTGTCGGGCCGCACGCTCGAGATCACCACCACCGAGCCGGGCATCCAGTTCTACGCGGGCAACTTCCTGGACGGCACGCTGAAGGGTAAGGGTGGCCACGTCTACCAGCGCCGCGCCGGCTTCTGCCTCGAGACGCAGC
- a CDS encoding Hpt domain-containing protein gives MTADQPVAVPAASSDTALPPPLDPAVLDMVREWRQPGGPDPVADLILAFVQDATDRFAKLRRAVAGGNETAAREAAHSLKGMSGAIGANHMSLLSSELEHAPSGAMDVARVAALEREFTRVQEALAAAA, from the coding sequence ATGACAGCAGATCAGCCCGTCGCGGTGCCGGCAGCATCCAGTGACACGGCATTACCACCGCCACTGGACCCGGCAGTCCTCGACATGGTGCGCGAGTGGCGGCAACCAGGTGGACCCGATCCAGTCGCCGACCTGATCCTGGCGTTCGTTCAGGACGCGACCGATCGCTTCGCGAAGCTGCGCCGGGCGGTGGCCGGCGGCAACGAGACCGCGGCGCGCGAGGCGGCGCACAGCCTCAAGGGGATGTCGGGCGCGATCGGCGCCAACCACATGAGCTTGCTCAGCTCCGAACTCGAACATGCACCGTCCGGCGCGATGGATGTCGCGCGAGTGGCCGCGCTCGAGCGCGAGTTCACGCGAGTGCAGGAAGCACTGGCCGCCGCGGCCTGA
- a CDS encoding ATPase, T2SS/T4P/T4SS family — MTGTGGTTAGFGAKSTLRPDAAFAAFLSGLMAPPDVASVVRHADQYGVLLVEAVVALGFMNEAKAYAAHAEWMGRPFVDLHDTPPNPTAARLLPERVSRARQILAIAHDNRTMTYASSSLFNDEVDRDVAFASGRRPQMVVVAKSQLADSLNQSYRTANDIEKLLDRIQLKEPVKPIDVATSGDQDSPVIDLCNRIIAAAIAAGASDVHIEPSANGALVRHRVCGILETLLTLPASAVRGVTNRFKLMAKTDIATKMKPQDGAFRVAVGAEVVDVRLSALPTIHGEKLVMRVIQGGSAVLGIDTLGYDNQAQRMLIAALSKPDGLVLCTGPTGCGKTTVLYAALKFLQTGRVNIVTVEDPVERQVEGVTQIAVNTKSGTSFVNVLRSVMRQDPNVIMVGEIRDNEVAEIVGQAAYTGHLVLSSLHTIDAASAITRLINLGLQPFKVAESLNAIVSQRLLRKLCPSCRVTNDEATALRLGAQHGVPSIGASVGRGCDRCKQSGYADRIAVPEILAPDEALRTAIRNGAGAAEIRGAMRTSGSPSMRETALALVAQGVTSIEEVNRVLTDHSDEVSSTGSVPAVAPAPAVPAAAVVMAVVSAEPAPPAELVLPDLRPIMPAPAAPPAIAVLGPRPLPSRRVLVTDDDRMIRLLVRMLLEKEGFKVLEAENGAVGMETARREKPDLMLVDLQMPDMDGFQVIQMMRADPALSSIPLVVLTSESGSGVETKVLEMGADDYLTKPFEPEVMISRVRAAFRRAQRIAAA; from the coding sequence ATGACAGGCACGGGAGGGACCACGGCAGGTTTTGGGGCCAAATCAACGCTCAGACCAGACGCGGCGTTTGCCGCCTTCTTGTCGGGCCTGATGGCGCCGCCCGACGTCGCCTCGGTCGTGCGGCACGCCGATCAATACGGCGTGCTGCTCGTGGAAGCCGTCGTCGCGCTCGGCTTCATGAACGAAGCCAAGGCCTACGCCGCCCATGCCGAGTGGATGGGACGTCCATTCGTGGATCTGCACGACACCCCGCCCAACCCGACGGCGGCCCGCCTGCTACCCGAGCGCGTTTCGAGAGCGCGGCAAATTCTCGCCATCGCCCATGACAACCGGACCATGACCTACGCGTCGTCGTCGCTGTTCAACGACGAAGTCGATCGCGACGTCGCCTTCGCGTCGGGCCGCCGGCCTCAGATGGTCGTCGTGGCGAAGTCGCAGCTGGCCGACTCGCTCAACCAGTCGTACCGAACCGCCAACGACATCGAGAAGTTGCTCGACCGCATCCAGTTGAAGGAGCCCGTCAAGCCGATTGACGTGGCGACCTCCGGCGATCAGGATTCGCCGGTCATCGACTTGTGTAATCGGATCATTGCCGCTGCCATTGCCGCCGGCGCGAGCGATGTTCACATCGAGCCCTCGGCCAACGGCGCCCTCGTGCGCCACCGCGTCTGCGGGATCCTCGAGACGCTGTTGACGCTGCCGGCGAGCGCGGTTCGCGGCGTGACCAATCGCTTCAAGCTGATGGCCAAGACCGACATCGCCACCAAGATGAAGCCGCAGGATGGCGCGTTCCGGGTCGCGGTGGGCGCAGAGGTTGTGGACGTCCGGCTCTCGGCGTTGCCGACCATTCACGGCGAGAAGCTCGTGATGCGGGTCATCCAGGGCGGGTCGGCGGTGCTCGGCATCGACACCCTCGGTTACGACAACCAGGCCCAGCGCATGCTGATTGCGGCCCTGTCGAAGCCGGACGGCCTGGTGCTGTGCACCGGACCGACGGGCTGCGGCAAGACCACGGTGCTCTACGCCGCCTTGAAGTTCCTGCAGACCGGCCGGGTCAACATCGTGACGGTGGAGGATCCGGTCGAGCGCCAGGTCGAAGGCGTCACCCAGATCGCGGTCAACACGAAGTCCGGCACGTCGTTCGTGAACGTGCTGCGCAGCGTCATGCGCCAGGACCCCAATGTCATCATGGTCGGCGAGATTCGCGACAATGAAGTGGCCGAGATCGTCGGCCAGGCCGCCTACACCGGGCACCTCGTGTTGAGCTCGCTGCATACCATCGATGCGGCATCGGCGATCACGCGGCTGATCAATCTTGGGCTGCAGCCGTTCAAGGTGGCCGAAAGCCTCAACGCGATCGTTTCGCAACGCCTGCTTCGCAAGCTCTGCCCGTCGTGCCGCGTCACTAACGACGAGGCCACCGCGCTTCGGCTCGGCGCGCAGCACGGTGTGCCCAGCATCGGCGCCTCGGTCGGCCGCGGGTGCGATCGCTGCAAACAATCCGGCTACGCCGATCGCATCGCGGTCCCGGAGATCCTGGCGCCCGACGAGGCGCTGCGCACCGCCATCCGTAACGGTGCGGGCGCGGCCGAGATCAGGGGGGCCATGCGCACCTCCGGGAGCCCATCCATGCGCGAGACCGCGCTGGCCCTGGTGGCGCAAGGGGTGACGTCGATCGAAGAAGTCAACCGCGTGCTGACCGATCACAGTGACGAGGTGTCCTCAACCGGGTCGGTCCCTGCGGTCGCACCGGCGCCGGCGGTCCCGGCGGCTGCGGTCGTCATGGCGGTGGTGTCGGCCGAACCGGCGCCGCCCGCCGAACTGGTGCTGCCCGACCTACGGCCGATCATGCCGGCGCCGGCCGCGCCCCCGGCGATCGCTGTCTTGGGACCGCGGCCCCTGCCGAGCCGCCGCGTCCTCGTGACCGACGACGACCGCATGATCAGGCTGCTGGTCCGCATGCTTCTCGAGAAAGAGGGCTTCAAGGTGCTTGAAGCCGAAAACGGCGCCGTTGGGATGGAAACCGCGCGCCGCGAGAAGCCCGACCTGATGCTGGTCGACCTGCAAATGCCCGACATGGACGGGTTCCAGGTGATCCAGATGATGCGCGCCGATCCGGCGCTGTCGTCGATTCCGCTGGTGGTCCTGACGTCCGAGTCCGGCTCCGGCGTCGAAACCAAGGTGCTCGAGATGGGCGCCGACGACTACCTGACGAAGCCGTTCGAGCCCGAAGTGATGATTTCGCGCGTTCGCGCCGCGTTCCGCCGCGCGCAGCGGATCGCCGCGGCTTAG
- a CDS encoding GSU2403 family nucleotidyltransferase fold protein, which yields MTDLESFGRLLQAIEPWRAQLVLVGGWAHRLHRFHPLASIPDYAPLFTLDTDLAFGADAPLDGDLRSALAASGFNEELSGEHKPPVAHYTLGDEAAGFYAEFLTPLRGSETKRNGEPDVTMTKGGITAQKLRHLEPLLIQPWSIKIGADQGVPLPRPIDVLVANPAAFIVQKLLIQKHRPLAKQAQDVLYIHDTIELFGGALPALAALWKKSLAPTLGAKTAKRVSDAADTTFLSVTDILREAVRIPQDRKLTPDRVAATCHLALNQILG from the coding sequence GTGACGGACCTCGAGTCATTCGGTCGCCTGCTCCAGGCAATCGAGCCGTGGCGGGCTCAGCTCGTGCTGGTTGGCGGCTGGGCCCATCGTCTTCATCGGTTTCATCCTCTCGCCAGCATCCCCGACTACGCGCCCTTGTTTACTCTAGATACCGACCTGGCGTTCGGAGCCGATGCACCCCTCGACGGCGACCTCCGTTCCGCCCTGGCGGCCTCTGGGTTCAACGAAGAGCTTTCAGGCGAACACAAACCACCGGTGGCTCACTACACCCTTGGTGACGAAGCGGCTGGCTTCTATGCGGAGTTCCTGACACCGCTTCGGGGCAGTGAGACCAAGCGAAACGGTGAGCCCGACGTAACCATGACGAAGGGCGGCATCACGGCTCAGAAACTCCGGCACCTCGAGCCGCTGTTGATCCAGCCGTGGTCGATCAAGATAGGTGCGGACCAGGGTGTCCCGCTGCCGAGGCCCATTGACGTTCTGGTCGCGAACCCCGCCGCGTTCATCGTGCAGAAGCTACTAATCCAGAAACATCGACCCCTCGCGAAGCAGGCGCAAGACGTGCTCTACATCCACGACACCATCGAGCTGTTCGGCGGAGCGCTTCCGGCTCTTGCCGCCCTCTGGAAGAAGTCGCTTGCGCCAACCCTGGGCGCCAAGACAGCGAAGCGGGTGTCCGACGCGGCCGACACGACATTCCTTTCAGTCACGGATATCCTTCGCGAGGCTGTGCGGATCCCGCAAGACCGCAAGCTGACACCAGACAGAGTTGCGGCAACGTGCCACCTGGCGCTCAACCAGATTCTTGGCTAA
- a CDS encoding RpiR family transcriptional regulator: MQPIDAPWRAEPKAEDLVAELFSAHGWKVQRHLDAGPYAPDFLVKRGRQAFVVEVKAHSEGRGDRVIPLLSHAILQARAYAAALKVNPLAVVHVRDASPSLVSQIGLFAKNYANDVAIGIVSEAGLRFFVGAGLEEMNLNPNIVRVSPSRSAGGAPNLFSDLNQWMLKVLLAREIDERLLSAPRGRYRNVSELAKAADVSVMSAFRFHEQLREAGFVDESSPYLNLVRRAELFRRWQAESRRAMPREVPMRFLIRGSVEPQLHQFVSSHESCLALFAAADALKLGHVKGVLPYVYVAKLSDVELRSWSGLAAVVPGERPDVIVRKASVPKSVFRGMVDERDVACCDVLQVWLDVAAHPSRGEEQAELIYRKVLRPVVEGAGK, encoded by the coding sequence ATGCAGCCTATCGACGCACCGTGGCGAGCCGAGCCCAAGGCCGAAGACCTTGTTGCAGAGCTATTTAGCGCTCATGGCTGGAAGGTCCAACGCCACCTGGATGCTGGTCCGTACGCACCCGACTTTCTGGTTAAGCGGGGCCGCCAAGCCTTCGTCGTTGAAGTGAAAGCCCATTCTGAGGGGCGCGGCGACCGGGTCATCCCGCTTCTCTCCCACGCCATTCTCCAAGCACGCGCCTATGCCGCGGCGCTGAAGGTGAATCCCCTGGCGGTGGTCCACGTCCGCGATGCCTCCCCGTCGCTCGTCAGCCAAATCGGACTGTTCGCGAAGAACTACGCCAATGACGTCGCTATTGGAATTGTCAGCGAGGCCGGTCTCCGCTTCTTTGTCGGCGCAGGTTTGGAGGAGATGAATCTCAACCCGAACATTGTCCGAGTCAGTCCAAGCCGATCGGCTGGCGGGGCGCCCAATCTCTTTTCGGATCTCAATCAATGGATGCTGAAAGTGTTGTTGGCTCGAGAGATTGACGAGCGCCTGCTCTCGGCGCCTCGAGGCCGGTATCGCAACGTCTCTGAGCTGGCAAAGGCTGCCGACGTTTCGGTCATGAGCGCCTTTCGATTTCACGAACAGCTTCGCGAGGCAGGATTTGTCGATGAGTCCTCGCCATACCTGAACCTGGTTCGCCGGGCCGAGCTGTTCCGGCGCTGGCAGGCAGAGTCGCGGCGGGCCATGCCCCGCGAAGTGCCCATGCGGTTTCTGATTCGCGGTTCGGTGGAGCCGCAGCTTCACCAGTTCGTCTCGAGTCACGAGAGCTGTCTCGCACTGTTTGCCGCAGCCGACGCGCTGAAGCTTGGCCACGTCAAAGGTGTGCTGCCGTACGTCTACGTGGCGAAACTGTCCGACGTCGAGCTGAGAAGCTGGAGCGGATTGGCAGCAGTCGTGCCGGGCGAGCGCCCGGACGTCATCGTGCGAAAGGCGTCTGTTCCCAAGTCGGTGTTCCGGGGAATGGTGGATGAGCGGGATGTCGCGTGCTGCGACGTGCTTCAGGTATGGCTCGACGTGGCGGCGCATCCCTCTCGAGGAGAAGAGCAGGCCGAGCTGATCTACCGCAAGGTGCTGCGGCCGGTCGTCGAGGGCGCGGGCAAGTGA
- a CDS encoding asparaginase, with protein MIRLVFRPALLLAMALVCLRPGAAPLFAQPAATTLPRVHFVATGGTISNRDGGRLTAEELAKSMPGVERYARLTFEQFANVASSNLTLKQWLDLAKHINDLYAKDKDIAGIVVTSGTDTLEETAFFLHLTVRDPRPVVVVGSMRNPSTLGYEGAANLLEGVRVAADPAARNKGALVVLNDEINSARNVTKTDALRLQTFRSREYGQLGVVDRDRVVFFNQITQRTNERVEFDLSKVTELPRVDVIMVYQGASGDMIKAAVDNGAKGIVIAVAGAGATSGTQNEGLAYAAEKGVFVVTSTRTGSGRIAPPRGDFPAGAQVNEAQRRRRQFSVAGEDHVPVKARILLMLALTRTTDRNEIQRMFSEY; from the coding sequence ATGATCCGACTCGTCTTTCGTCCGGCGTTGCTGTTGGCGATGGCGCTGGTGTGCCTGAGGCCTGGCGCGGCGCCGCTCTTCGCCCAACCCGCGGCCACCACGCTGCCCCGTGTCCATTTCGTGGCGACCGGCGGCACCATTTCGAACCGCGACGGCGGCCGGCTGACGGCCGAGGAACTGGCCAAGTCGATGCCGGGCGTCGAGCGGTATGCCCGTCTCACGTTCGAGCAGTTCGCGAACGTGGCCAGCAGTAACTTGACGCTCAAGCAGTGGCTGGATCTCGCCAAGCACATCAACGACCTGTACGCGAAAGACAAGGACATCGCCGGCATCGTCGTCACCAGTGGCACCGACACGCTGGAAGAGACGGCCTTCTTCCTGCACCTGACCGTCCGCGACCCGCGGCCGGTGGTGGTCGTCGGTTCCATGCGCAACCCCAGCACGCTTGGATACGAGGGCGCGGCCAACCTGCTCGAAGGCGTGCGGGTCGCGGCCGACCCGGCCGCGCGCAACAAGGGCGCGCTGGTGGTGTTGAACGACGAGATCAATTCGGCACGCAACGTCACCAAGACCGATGCGCTGCGGCTGCAAACGTTTCGCAGCCGCGAGTACGGCCAACTGGGCGTCGTCGATCGCGACCGGGTGGTGTTCTTCAACCAGATCACCCAGCGCACCAACGAGCGGGTCGAGTTCGACCTGTCGAAGGTCACCGAGTTGCCGCGCGTGGACGTCATCATGGTCTACCAGGGCGCGTCCGGCGACATGATCAAGGCGGCGGTCGATAACGGCGCCAAGGGCATCGTGATCGCGGTGGCCGGCGCCGGCGCGACCAGCGGCACCCAGAACGAGGGCCTGGCCTACGCGGCCGAGAAGGGCGTGTTCGTGGTGACCAGCACGCGCACCGGCAGCGGCCGCATTGCGCCGCCGCGCGGTGACTTCCCGGCGGGTGCGCAGGTCAACGAGGCGCAGCGCCGCCGCCGGCAGTTCAGCGTGGCCGGCGAGGATCACGTCCCGGTCAAGGCGCGCATCCTGCTGATGCTGGCGCTGACCAGGACGACCGACCGCAACGAGATTCAGCGGATGTTCAGCGAGTATTAG
- a CDS encoding PD-(D/E)XK nuclease family protein codes for MITPRRTRLLRAAGLDGFRAHLAELVRVAPGGADSFLLVPTAAAGEQLRRTLRARLGDAVAMPPIGTRAELYERLLARLRPDARTLSGFEREALIAAAAREAEDAGVPPPFHVRPALVAEMLALYDYLRRLQRSVDDFDRLLTGELEPAADSDQGAAQLLEQTRFLTATFRGYESRLLDTGLLDEHAARALLIDTRAAAPLRHVVITVGDRPLDPDGLWPADVVMLTSLPGLEAIDVVATDATLEAGYLDRLRLAFVGIEETESSLLAAPAPAIVVPAGTPRFAPGARSGQAAGELPFALEYRDREEELEGVARRLKADRRSGRHVALEQTALVVARPLPYLYLARDVFQGAGVPFEALDTLPLAAEPYAAAVDVAMECVAAGFTRRALVALLRSPHFRFVAGDAGDADVGRDAIAALDVTLAEQRYLGGLDRLASLADSCRGTAQPAFAAALAAGTLLSPLGESHPMVEHVDRLRAFLDRHDRPQPGNDRRDRVRAAVTLALAGLGEAYRRHDPGASGTITDLSAAVRRWLGAQTFALRTGEGGLQILDRQAARFADVDDVQVMGLVEGEWPERPRRNIFYPQSLLAQLEPARPDRVALHQERDLVRFARASFHDLLMSARHRVRVSTFALESDAVVEPSAFLDDLPTLGLSREVSTLDPTVQVFAYEALAALKEGVGPAVGATVGPHFSAAVTKWAHVRAGGAVRERARFEGEAGPWVLPRVSVSRLERYLKCPFQFYVTNVLQVDEEPEDENTRSPLVRGRFLHELFETFFHEWQARGRGRITAADMAEARALFVEICEPALASLSPAEAGLERARLYGSAVGSGIAERVFAMEAERGTAIRERLMEFELDGEFAFTGEDGASRTVRLRAKIDRVDVLADGTFRVIDYKTKYVPDRRIALQLPIYSAGVRARLSAERGAGLTASEAMYLSFEGPQAVMPLKETGKSFDELVTAAEHRLVQALDDIAAGHYPPRPETRNLCGMCAFVAVCRTPGGLPAEPGAHDE; via the coding sequence GTGATCACCCCCCGCCGTACCCGGCTCCTGCGCGCGGCCGGCCTCGACGGCTTTCGCGCGCACCTCGCCGAGCTGGTGCGCGTCGCCCCGGGCGGCGCCGACAGCTTCCTGCTGGTGCCGACCGCGGCCGCGGGCGAGCAGCTGCGCCGCACCTTGCGCGCCCGGCTTGGTGACGCCGTTGCCATGCCGCCGATCGGCACCCGCGCCGAACTGTACGAGCGGCTCCTGGCGCGGCTGCGGCCCGATGCCCGCACGCTGTCGGGATTCGAACGCGAAGCCCTGATCGCCGCCGCGGCGCGCGAGGCCGAGGACGCCGGCGTGCCGCCACCGTTTCATGTCCGGCCGGCGCTCGTCGCCGAGATGCTGGCCCTCTATGACTACCTGCGCCGGCTGCAACGTTCGGTCGATGACTTCGACCGCCTGCTGACCGGCGAGCTCGAGCCGGCCGCCGATTCCGACCAGGGCGCCGCGCAACTGCTCGAGCAGACGCGCTTCCTGACGGCCACGTTTCGCGGCTACGAATCGCGATTGCTCGACACCGGCCTTCTCGACGAACACGCCGCGCGCGCGTTGCTGATTGACACGCGGGCGGCGGCGCCGCTGCGGCACGTGGTGATCACCGTTGGCGATCGGCCGCTCGATCCGGACGGCCTGTGGCCGGCCGACGTGGTGATGCTCACGAGCTTGCCCGGCCTCGAGGCCATCGACGTGGTGGCGACCGACGCTACCCTCGAGGCGGGCTACCTCGATCGTCTTCGGCTCGCGTTCGTCGGCATCGAGGAAACCGAGTCGTCTTTGCTTGCCGCCCCGGCGCCAGCCATCGTCGTGCCCGCAGGCACCCCTCGATTCGCCCCTGGGGCTCGCTCAGGGCAAGCGGCAGGCGAGCTGCCTTTTGCCCTGGAGTATCGCGATCGCGAGGAAGAACTCGAAGGCGTGGCCCGGCGGCTGAAGGCCGACCGCCGATCGGGCCGTCACGTGGCTCTCGAGCAGACCGCCCTGGTGGTTGCGCGGCCGCTGCCGTATCTCTATCTCGCCCGCGATGTGTTCCAGGGCGCCGGCGTGCCGTTCGAGGCGCTCGATACGTTGCCGTTGGCGGCCGAACCGTACGCCGCCGCCGTCGATGTCGCCATGGAGTGCGTGGCCGCCGGCTTCACCCGCCGCGCCCTTGTCGCGCTGCTGCGCTCGCCGCACTTCCGCTTCGTCGCCGGCGATGCCGGCGACGCCGACGTCGGCCGCGATGCGATTGCCGCGCTCGACGTCACGCTCGCCGAACAGCGCTACCTGGGCGGCCTGGATCGTCTGGCCTCGCTGGCCGACTCGTGCCGCGGGACGGCGCAACCGGCCTTTGCCGCCGCGCTCGCCGCCGGCACACTGTTGTCGCCTCTGGGCGAGTCGCACCCCATGGTCGAGCACGTGGACCGGTTGCGGGCGTTTCTCGATCGTCACGATCGTCCGCAGCCGGGCAACGACCGTCGCGACCGCGTCCGCGCCGCGGTCACGCTGGCCCTGGCGGGACTGGGCGAGGCGTACCGGCGTCACGATCCCGGCGCCAGCGGCACCATCACCGATCTCTCCGCCGCCGTTCGGCGCTGGCTCGGCGCCCAGACCTTTGCCCTCCGCACCGGCGAAGGCGGTCTCCAGATCCTCGATCGCCAGGCGGCCCGTTTTGCCGATGTTGACGATGTGCAGGTGATGGGGCTGGTGGAGGGGGAGTGGCCCGAGCGGCCGCGGCGCAACATCTTCTATCCGCAATCGCTGCTCGCGCAGTTGGAGCCGGCCCGCCCCGATCGCGTGGCGCTTCACCAGGAACGCGACCTGGTGCGGTTTGCGCGCGCGTCGTTCCACGACTTGCTGATGTCCGCGCGGCACCGCGTCCGCGTCTCGACGTTCGCGCTCGAGTCTGACGCGGTGGTCGAGCCGTCAGCGTTTCTCGACGACTTGCCCACGCTGGGACTGTCGCGCGAGGTGTCAACGCTGGATCCAACCGTCCAGGTGTTTGCCTACGAAGCGCTGGCGGCCTTGAAGGAAGGCGTAGGGCCTGCCGTAGGGGCTACCGTAGGGCCGCACTTTAGTGCGGCCGTAACCAAATGGGCCCACGTCCGCGCCGGTGGCGCCGTGCGGGAACGTGCCCGCTTCGAGGGCGAGGCGGGGCCGTGGGTGTTGCCCCGCGTCAGCGTCAGCCGCCTCGAGCGGTATCTGAAGTGCCCGTTCCAGTTCTACGTGACCAACGTGCTGCAGGTAGACGAGGAGCCGGAGGACGAGAACACGCGCTCGCCGCTCGTCCGCGGCCGCTTCCTCCACGAGCTGTTCGAGACGTTCTTCCACGAGTGGCAAGCGCGCGGCCGCGGCCGCATTACCGCGGCCGACATGGCCGAGGCGCGGGCGCTGTTCGTCGAGATCTGCGAGCCGGCGCTGGCGTCGCTGTCGCCGGCCGAGGCCGGCCTCGAACGGGCGCGGCTGTATGGGTCGGCGGTCGGTTCCGGCATCGCCGAGCGGGTGTTCGCCATGGAAGCCGAGCGCGGCACTGCGATCCGCGAACGGCTGATGGAGTTCGAGCTCGACGGCGAGTTTGCGTTCACGGGCGAAGACGGCGCCAGTCGCACGGTGCGGCTGCGCGCGAAGATCGATCGCGTGGACGTGCTGGCCGACGGCACCTTTCGCGTGATCGACTACAAGACGAAGTACGTGCCCGACCGCCGCATCGCGTTGCAGCTGCCGATCTACAGCGCCGGCGTGCGCGCGCGGTTGTCGGCCGAACGCGGCGCCGGCCTCACCGCCAGCGAGGCCATGTACCTGTCGTTCGAAGGCCCACAGGCGGTGATGCCGCTCAAGGAAACCGGCAAGTCGTTCGACGAGCTGGTGACGGCCGCCGAGCACCGGCTGGTGCAGGCGCTCGACGACATTGCCGCCGGGCACTACCCGCCGCGGCCCGAGACCCGCAACCTCTGCGGCATGTGCGCCTTCGTGGCGGTGTGCCGCACGCCGGGCGGCCTGCCTGCCGAGCCGGGGGCCCACGATGAGTGA